One Peribacillus simplex NBRC 15720 = DSM 1321 genomic region harbors:
- a CDS encoding M20 family metallopeptidase: MSYHETISNIIEQKRKKLVHVSDKIWGFYETKYEEFQSAALLCTTLEEEGFQVKRHAGDIETAFVGSYGSGKPVIAILGEYDALPGLSQKAGVATKEAIVEDGNGHGCGHNLLGSGSLAAAIAIRHYMEQNGLKGTVRYYGCPAEEGGGGKAHMARAGLFNDVDIAFTWHPWDENLAYNARMLATSQVYFKFKGLSTHASFSPHLGRSALDAVELMNVGANFLREHIIPDARLHYAITNAGGSAPNVVQAEAEVLYKIRAPKMHQVSEISERIFNVARGAALMTGTQVDIQFDGASADLIPNITLGSLMHNHFKQIGAESYTQEEIDFSKSIQATFSEEEKKAIRNNNGKVLSDKVNEYSFEPGFLASSTDVGDVSWIVPTGQIYVATCAFGSPFHSWQLVAQGKSSIAHKGMLLAGKVIAASAIEAMQNPELIEKAKAEHKKQLGGEVYQSLIPLGVKPSPIRRA, encoded by the coding sequence TTGAGTTATCATGAAACCATATCTAACATTATCGAGCAAAAGAGAAAGAAACTCGTCCATGTAAGCGATAAAATTTGGGGATTTTACGAAACAAAATATGAAGAATTTCAGTCTGCAGCTCTTTTATGTACAACGCTTGAGGAAGAGGGATTTCAGGTTAAACGACATGCAGGAGACATTGAAACCGCTTTTGTGGGAAGTTATGGAAGTGGGAAACCTGTGATTGCGATTTTGGGAGAATACGACGCCCTACCAGGATTAAGCCAAAAAGCCGGAGTAGCTACCAAGGAAGCGATCGTCGAGGACGGAAACGGGCATGGATGCGGACACAATCTTCTGGGATCAGGATCGCTTGCCGCAGCCATTGCTATTCGACATTACATGGAGCAGAACGGACTGAAAGGCACCGTGCGCTATTATGGTTGCCCTGCGGAAGAAGGAGGTGGCGGAAAAGCGCATATGGCTAGAGCCGGTCTATTCAATGATGTAGACATTGCGTTTACATGGCATCCTTGGGATGAGAATCTTGCTTATAATGCTAGGATGCTAGCTACCAGTCAAGTTTATTTTAAATTCAAAGGGTTAAGTACCCATGCTTCGTTTAGCCCTCATTTAGGTCGAAGTGCTTTAGATGCAGTGGAATTAATGAATGTGGGAGCAAATTTTTTAAGGGAGCATATCATTCCAGATGCTCGATTACATTATGCGATAACAAACGCCGGTGGTTCTGCGCCCAATGTTGTTCAGGCGGAAGCTGAAGTACTATATAAAATCCGAGCCCCTAAGATGCATCAAGTAAGTGAAATAAGTGAACGTATTTTCAATGTAGCCCGGGGAGCAGCCCTGATGACAGGAACACAAGTGGACATTCAATTTGATGGGGCTTCTGCGGATTTGATCCCCAACATCACCTTGGGCTCTCTAATGCACAATCATTTCAAACAAATTGGGGCTGAATCTTATACCCAAGAAGAGATTGATTTTTCTAAGTCCATTCAGGCTACTTTTTCAGAAGAAGAAAAGAAAGCAATCCGGAATAATAATGGAAAAGTGCTATCGGATAAAGTTAACGAGTATTCGTTTGAACCGGGATTTCTCGCATCGTCTACTGATGTTGGGGATGTAAGCTGGATTGTGCCTACAGGACAAATATATGTAGCGACATGTGCTTTTGGATCACCATTTCACAGTTGGCAATTGGTGGCTCAGGGAAAATCCTCCATTGCCCACAAAGGTATGTTGTTAGCAGGAAAAGTCATTGCTGCCTCAGCTATAGAAGCAATGCAGAATCCTGAACTCATCGAAAAAGCGAAGGCTGAACATAAAAAGCAATTAGGTGGAGAAGTGTATCAATCGTTGATTCCACTGGGTGTAAAGCCCTCTCCGATTAGACGTGCCTAA